In one window of Nocardia brasiliensis DNA:
- a CDS encoding PucR family transcriptional regulator, protein MAIDSGLVAADIDLFGLAQIVAQNAGGMVSIEDPQSHVLAYSASAEDADQLRVMSILGREGPREYLAVLRKWGVFDRLRRTDEVIDVPAHEELNIKRRLVVSIRHPADGAVRAPRVLGAIWLQQGERPFKPDAAEILRGASAIAARLISRSLDAPSTEALLVRRLFGDGGGPVDVATVASALNLPVTGPAAVVGFALTATETAPATEPSALGAMLRLRASSFRNDSVTATLGERVYVLLPSYRAAHAVTAWTRQLVEQLEAKRALALRAAIACPIDDLSGVATARREVDRVLDSTVATYPKGRVTTLSESRTAVLLGEILDLVGSRPELHDPRLRALSDYDLKHSASLRESVDIYLREHGDVRAAAAVLQVHPNTLRYRIRRVEEILRIDLTDPADRLLLELQLALHRRAHGRDRGSRSR, encoded by the coding sequence GTGGCTATTGATAGTGGGCTTGTCGCCGCGGACATCGACCTGTTCGGTCTGGCGCAGATCGTCGCGCAGAACGCGGGCGGCATGGTGTCGATCGAGGATCCGCAGTCGCATGTGCTGGCCTACTCCGCCTCAGCGGAGGACGCCGACCAGTTGCGGGTGATGTCGATCCTCGGCAGGGAGGGGCCGCGCGAATATCTGGCGGTGCTGCGCAAGTGGGGCGTGTTCGATCGGTTACGGCGCACCGACGAGGTGATCGACGTGCCCGCGCACGAGGAATTGAACATCAAACGCAGGCTGGTGGTGAGCATCCGGCATCCCGCGGACGGGGCGGTGCGCGCGCCGCGGGTGCTCGGTGCGATCTGGTTGCAGCAGGGAGAGCGCCCGTTCAAGCCGGACGCGGCGGAGATCCTGCGCGGCGCCTCGGCCATCGCGGCGCGGCTCATCTCGCGTAGTCTCGACGCACCATCGACCGAGGCGCTGCTGGTGCGACGGTTGTTCGGCGATGGCGGCGGCCCTGTCGATGTGGCGACCGTGGCGAGCGCGCTCAACCTGCCGGTCACCGGGCCCGCCGCGGTGGTGGGCTTCGCGCTCACCGCCACCGAAACCGCGCCCGCCACCGAGCCTTCCGCGCTGGGCGCCATGCTCCGCCTGCGCGCCAGCTCGTTCCGCAACGACTCGGTGACCGCCACCCTCGGCGAGCGCGTCTACGTGCTGCTGCCGAGCTATCGCGCCGCGCACGCGGTGACCGCGTGGACCCGGCAACTGGTCGAGCAGCTCGAAGCCAAACGCGCGCTGGCCCTTCGGGCCGCCATCGCGTGCCCGATCGACGATCTGAGCGGGGTCGCCACGGCGCGGCGCGAGGTAGATCGCGTGCTGGACAGTACCGTCGCGACCTATCCGAAGGGTCGGGTCACCACGCTCTCGGAATCGCGGACGGCGGTGCTGCTCGGGGAGATCCTCGACCTCGTCGGTAGCCGCCCCGAACTGCACGATCCGCGGCTGCGCGCGCTGTCGGACTACGACCTCAAACATTCGGCGAGCCTGCGCGAAAGCGTGGACATCTACTTGCGCGAACACGGTGACGTGCGTGCCGCCGCCGCCGTGCTGCAGGTGCACCCGAACACGTTGCGCTACCGCATTCGCCGCGTCGAGGAGATCCTGCGCATCGATCTCACCGATCCCGCCGACCGGCTGCTGCTGGAACTGCAGCTGGCGTTGCACCGGCGGGCACACGGGCGCGATCGCGGGTCGCGATCGCGCTGA
- a CDS encoding serine/threonine-protein kinase: MTTERPPRAVGTRFGPYRLDRLLGRGGMGEVFAAYDTVKDRTVAVKVLAEKLNHDPVFRERFRRESHAAARLSEPHVIPIHDYGEIDGQLYIDMRLVDGENLRTVLRREAPLAPERAVAVIRQIAAALDAAHADGLVHRDVKPDNILLTAGGFAYLVDFGIAQSATSESLTADGSAIGSFHYMAPERFTSRLVAAAVDVYALACVLYECLTGTRPFPAETDGEIMRAHLFEPPPRPSMIRREVPRGFDAVIARGLAKNPNARYAAAGDLAAAAQRALVSADVRDATETEIGTGAVALSGAEAGDADSPACGAFGAATSPSSRVRSVPPTPDDRESAADGTERRAPSAADAVDEPERRVASVGDAVVEGADRQAVPAGDDDGRKPAATGAHRRAWRRAVAGVVVMLCATVVLSTWSLMNNRVSGTAVADSSAPRGPDIDLLALVGPSGYKRANCVHQDPDATTVAIVYCDPNPAASDPAGRFLRFRTLDQLRAYYRGLFLDVFHATNCPGDPPGVDGPSVIDGKEVGRKACFVSLVDDPAVPKPGLVLTNEAAVALAVYIWAAPGEQPLRDYVGARNGFQFRTPDVALDPDYFTAADRAVLDHLAGDFGPANCRHLDPPAGPVHAMLGCGTRLGFPSAGFFGFPDRRAAELLYQANRGQFRGHTCGGDGADDQWRQDGTPVGRFFCYADTDTGFGAGTCLFALHNEFLVAAHFCTLRADDPDTGPKTETELLAWFREHIG, translated from the coding sequence ATGACGACCGAACGGCCGCCGCGCGCGGTAGGCACTCGATTCGGGCCGTACCGGCTGGATCGGCTGCTCGGTCGCGGCGGCATGGGCGAGGTGTTCGCGGCCTACGACACCGTCAAGGACCGGACCGTCGCGGTGAAGGTGCTCGCCGAGAAGCTCAATCACGACCCGGTGTTCCGGGAACGGTTCCGCAGGGAGTCACACGCGGCGGCGCGGCTGAGCGAACCGCACGTCATCCCGATCCACGACTACGGCGAGATCGACGGACAGCTCTACATCGATATGCGCCTGGTCGACGGCGAGAACCTGCGCACCGTGCTGCGGCGCGAGGCGCCGCTGGCACCCGAGCGTGCGGTCGCGGTGATCCGGCAGATCGCGGCGGCGCTGGACGCCGCACACGCCGACGGACTCGTGCACCGCGACGTCAAACCCGACAACATCCTGCTCACCGCGGGCGGGTTCGCCTACCTGGTCGACTTCGGCATCGCGCAGTCCGCGACGAGCGAGAGCCTGACCGCGGACGGGTCGGCGATCGGCTCGTTCCACTACATGGCGCCGGAGCGGTTCACCTCGCGGCTGGTCGCCGCCGCGGTCGATGTATACGCGCTGGCCTGTGTGCTCTACGAATGCCTCACGGGCACAAGGCCGTTCCCCGCCGAAACGGACGGCGAGATCATGCGCGCGCACCTGTTCGAGCCGCCGCCGCGGCCGAGCATGATCCGCAGGGAGGTGCCGCGCGGTTTCGATGCGGTGATCGCGCGAGGACTGGCCAAGAACCCCAACGCGCGCTACGCCGCCGCGGGGGATCTCGCGGCGGCGGCGCAGCGCGCGTTGGTGAGTGCCGACGTGCGGGACGCCACCGAAACGGAGATCGGTACGGGCGCGGTCGCACTGTCCGGCGCTGAGGCGGGTGACGCGGACTCGCCGGCTTGCGGCGCGTTCGGCGCGGCCACGTCGCCGAGCTCGCGGGTTCGGTCGGTGCCGCCGACACCGGACGACCGTGAGTCCGCGGCGGACGGGACGGAGCGGCGAGCCCCGTCGGCCGCCGACGCCGTGGATGAGCCGGAGCGGCGAGTCGCGTCGGTAGGTGATGCCGTGGTCGAGGGAGCGGATCGGCAAGCTGTACCGGCAGGGGACGACGATGGTCGCAAGCCCGCCGCGACTGGCGCGCACCGCCGGGCGTGGCGTCGCGCCGTTGCGGGTGTGGTCGTAATGCTCTGCGCGACAGTAGTTCTGAGCACTTGGTCGCTGATGAACAACCGTGTCTCCGGCACCGCGGTGGCCGACTCGTCCGCGCCACGCGGCCCCGATATCGACCTGCTCGCCCTCGTCGGCCCGTCCGGGTACAAACGTGCCAACTGTGTTCATCAGGACCCCGACGCCACCACCGTCGCGATCGTCTACTGCGACCCGAATCCGGCGGCGAGCGATCCGGCGGGGCGGTTCCTCCGGTTCCGCACGCTCGATCAGTTGCGCGCCTACTATCGCGGACTGTTTCTCGACGTCTTCCACGCGACGAACTGTCCGGGCGACCCGCCGGGCGTCGACGGTCCGTCGGTGATCGACGGCAAGGAGGTCGGGCGCAAGGCGTGCTTCGTCAGTCTCGTCGACGATCCGGCGGTGCCAAAGCCGGGGCTGGTGCTCACCAACGAGGCGGCGGTCGCGCTCGCCGTCTACATCTGGGCGGCGCCGGGCGAACAGCCGTTGCGCGACTATGTGGGCGCTCGCAACGGTTTTCAGTTCAGGACGCCGGACGTGGCGCTTGATCCGGACTACTTCACCGCCGCCGACCGTGCGGTGCTCGACCATCTGGCCGGAGACTTCGGCCCCGCCAACTGCCGTCATCTCGATCCACCCGCGGGTCCGGTGCACGCGATGCTCGGATGCGGTACGCGGCTGGGGTTTCCGTCGGCGGGGTTCTTCGGGTTCCCTGATCGGCGCGCGGCGGAGCTGCTCTACCAAGCGAACCGGGGTCAGTTCCGCGGTCACACCTGCGGCGGCGATGGCGCGGACGATCAGTGGCGTCAAGACGGCACGCCGGTCGGGCGGTTCTTCTGTTACGCGGACACCGACACCGGATTCGGCGCCGGCACTTGCCTTTTCGCGCTGCACAACGAGTTCCTGGTGGCCGCGCACTTCTGTACGTTGCGCGCCGACGACCCGGACACCGGTCCGAAGACCGAGACCGAGCTGCTCGCCTGGTTCCGCGAGCACATCGGTTGA
- a CDS encoding BTAD domain-containing putative transcriptional regulator, whose amino-acid sequence MTALRVRFGMLGAVELTIDGVRQALGGPKQRAVLAYLLINANRPVAIEALAQAVWEDNPPPDIRVSLHTIVSNLRKPLRDNSIDARAVLAQVGAGYRVAMAEDAGDVQRFRVRKEAGLRALAAGRFRTASELLCSALGQWRGPVLADLRGLAFADAYAAALDDDRLCAIEARAEADIALGRAESVISELALLVADHPLREPLWEQLITALYVDGRQSDALDAARRLRATLADELGIDPSLPIRELEARILRQEPLELRAKAASTSFRATTIVDQSPSGPGALLRDRGGTTYAITGAVTRVGRLPDNDIVLEHGKVSRHHAAILHNGITYLIKDLLSSNGVYVEGMRIVDTVALTDGAEIRIGDYELTFTLVPPEPSAAARPAD is encoded by the coding sequence ATGACAGCGCTGCGGGTGCGATTCGGCATGCTCGGCGCGGTGGAACTCACGATCGACGGCGTGCGGCAAGCGCTGGGCGGCCCGAAACAACGCGCGGTGCTCGCGTATCTGCTGATCAACGCGAACCGCCCGGTCGCGATCGAGGCCTTGGCGCAGGCGGTCTGGGAGGACAATCCGCCGCCCGATATCCGGGTCAGCCTGCACACCATCGTATCCAATCTGCGTAAGCCGTTGCGCGACAACAGCATCGATGCGCGGGCGGTGCTGGCCCAGGTCGGCGCGGGCTACCGGGTCGCGATGGCCGAGGACGCCGGGGACGTGCAGCGCTTCCGGGTGCGCAAGGAAGCCGGATTGCGCGCGCTGGCCGCGGGCCGGTTCCGTACCGCGAGCGAACTGCTGTGCAGCGCCCTCGGCCAATGGCGCGGCCCGGTTCTGGCGGATCTGCGTGGCCTCGCGTTCGCCGACGCGTACGCCGCCGCGCTCGACGACGACCGGCTCTGCGCCATCGAAGCCCGCGCCGAGGCCGATATCGCGCTGGGCAGGGCCGAGTCCGTCATCTCCGAACTCGCGCTGCTCGTCGCCGACCATCCGCTGCGCGAGCCGCTGTGGGAGCAGCTGATCACCGCGCTGTACGTGGACGGTCGCCAGTCCGACGCGCTCGACGCGGCCCGCAGGCTGCGCGCGACCCTCGCCGACGAGCTCGGTATCGATCCGAGCCTGCCGATCCGCGAACTAGAGGCGCGCATCTTGCGACAGGAACCGCTGGAGCTGCGCGCGAAGGCGGCGTCGACCTCGTTTCGCGCCACCACCATCGTCGACCAAAGCCCCAGTGGCCCAGGTGCTTTGCTGCGTGATCGCGGCGGCACCACCTACGCGATCACCGGCGCCGTCACCAGGGTCGGTCGACTGCCCGACAACGACATCGTGCTCGAGCACGGCAAGGTCAGCAGGCATCACGCGGCGATACTGCACAACGGAATCACCTACCTGATCAAGGATCTGCTGTCGTCCAACGGCGTCTACGTCGAAGGCATGCGCATCGTCGACACGGTGGCGCTCACCGACGGCGCCGAGATCCGGATCGGCGACTACGAATTGACCTTCACCCTCGTCCCGCCGGAACCGTCGGCGGCGGCTCGGCCCGCCGACTGA
- a CDS encoding acyl-ACP desaturase, whose translation MGRHLTQLELLIELEPVAAANVDRHLSMAKDWHPHDYVPWDEGRNFAALGGLDWEPEQSRLSDVAKAAMITNLLTEDNLPSYHRVIAENFSQDGAWGTWVGRWTAEENRHGIVMRDYLVVSRGVDPVELENARMAAMTTGFDPLAMAQRRDVDPDAVPDAGFLLGVAYVTFQELATRLSHRNTGRVCNDPIADKMLQRIAADENLHMIFYRNMCGAALDLAPDQALEAITLTLKNFQMPGAENPNFRRYGALMAKHGIYDMRQHLEDVIMPVLRIWKVFERNDFGTRGEQAREQLAAFLAKYESDMRKFEERRDRIAARQAAKRDAAPLTTTVV comes from the coding sequence ATGGGGCGTCATCTGACCCAGCTGGAGTTGCTCATCGAACTCGAGCCGGTGGCCGCGGCGAACGTCGACCGGCATCTGTCGATGGCGAAGGACTGGCACCCGCACGACTACGTGCCCTGGGACGAGGGACGCAACTTCGCCGCGCTGGGCGGCCTCGACTGGGAGCCGGAGCAGTCCCGGCTCTCCGACGTGGCCAAGGCGGCCATGATCACCAACCTGCTCACCGAGGACAACCTGCCCTCGTATCACCGGGTGATCGCCGAGAACTTCTCCCAGGACGGCGCCTGGGGCACGTGGGTGGGTCGCTGGACCGCCGAGGAGAACCGGCACGGGATCGTGATGCGGGACTACCTGGTGGTCAGCCGCGGCGTGGACCCGGTCGAGCTGGAGAACGCCCGGATGGCGGCGATGACCACCGGCTTCGATCCGCTGGCGATGGCCCAGCGCCGCGACGTCGACCCGGATGCGGTGCCAGACGCCGGATTCCTGCTCGGTGTCGCCTACGTGACGTTCCAGGAGTTGGCGACCCGGCTCAGCCACCGCAACACCGGCCGGGTGTGCAACGACCCCATCGCGGACAAGATGCTGCAGCGCATCGCCGCCGACGAGAACCTGCACATGATCTTCTACCGGAACATGTGCGGCGCGGCCCTGGATCTGGCCCCCGATCAGGCGCTCGAGGCGATCACGCTGACGCTGAAGAACTTTCAGATGCCCGGTGCGGAGAACCCGAACTTCCGCCGCTACGGCGCGCTGATGGCCAAGCACGGCATCTACGACATGCGACAGCACCTCGAAGACGTGATCATGCCGGTGCTGCGTATCTGGAAGGTATTCGAGCGCAACGACTTCGGCACCCGAGGCGAGCAGGCGCGGGAGCAGCTCGCCGCGTTCCTGGCCAAGTACGAGAGCGACATGCGCAAGTTCGAGGAACGGCGCGACCGCATCGCCGCACGGCAGGCCGCGAAGCGCGACGCCGCGCCGTTGACCACTACGGTGGTCTGA
- a CDS encoding DUF998 domain-containing protein: MRRLKAGAALLILTVSYYVVQVVVAARWAAPGYGWAGNMISDLGVPECLGDMSRYGLVPSRYICSPWHAVMSTEFVLLGVLVLGAALCLTPLLPKTPLGRAVPLLALLNCVAIVLVGVFPGSADEVPGGSRSRVVLHPTGAIAELVTGLAIMIIIAWLYRRYRAFALTTVALIAVTLFGMVASLAGDHLGLGAGAAERLAIDPFVLWRVLTGILLLAALPRLRPP; this comes from the coding sequence ATGAGGCGGCTGAAAGCCGGTGCGGCGCTGCTGATCCTGACGGTGTCCTACTACGTCGTCCAGGTGGTGGTGGCCGCGCGCTGGGCCGCACCCGGGTACGGTTGGGCGGGCAACATGATCAGCGACCTCGGGGTGCCCGAATGCCTCGGCGACATGAGCCGATACGGGCTGGTGCCGTCGCGCTACATCTGTTCGCCGTGGCACGCGGTGATGTCGACCGAGTTCGTGCTGCTCGGGGTGCTCGTGCTCGGGGCGGCGCTGTGCCTGACGCCGCTGCTGCCGAAAACCCCGCTCGGACGCGCTGTTCCGCTGCTGGCCCTGCTCAATTGCGTTGCCATCGTGTTGGTCGGCGTGTTCCCCGGCAGCGCCGACGAGGTGCCCGGGGGCAGCCGGTCACGCGTCGTACTGCACCCGACCGGCGCGATCGCGGAGCTGGTGACCGGCCTGGCGATCATGATCATCATCGCCTGGCTCTACCGGCGGTATCGCGCGTTCGCGCTGACCACTGTCGCGCTGATCGCCGTCACGCTGTTCGGCATGGTCGCCAGCCTGGCAGGCGACCACCTGGGTCTGGGCGCCGGCGCCGCCGAGCGACTGGCGATCGACCCGTTCGTGCTGTGGCGCGTCCTCACCGGCATACTGCTGCTGGCCGCACTCCCCCGGCTCAGACCACCGTAG
- a CDS encoding lipase family protein — protein MRPKRALTWVSLTATAVLLAASCGSAADDAATDTPPKPGTLLAQRPLTNGGPTIAAAAASATYFRYISTAPDKSPIEVSGAVYLPKGTAPEGGWPLVAYAHGTAGVVSACAPTNSPGLYGNDVTVANLLDAHKAVVMTNYQGLDGPGAAPYLHAESSGYDVLDSIRAARQLDLPLTKEVVLVGLSQGGRATESAAETAERYAPEIRIIGDVLLSPALRSELAQAAETKTLTVGQYLLLPYLVAAVRYSDPDYSFDKVLHGALLTAAPRLEGLCTGQTTLKDLAIGQAATPAAVQFVDDDARRALADYEADGNLPKAATGIPTFISRGDSDDLVSTAWSDQAVADMCALGTNLVDHVLPGGHEAWRARGELVTAWINDRFAGQPAPATTCRR, from the coding sequence GTGCGACCCAAACGGGCACTGACGTGGGTTTCCCTGACCGCCACCGCGGTACTGCTCGCCGCGAGCTGCGGCTCGGCCGCCGACGACGCGGCCACTGACACCCCGCCGAAGCCGGGCACGCTGCTCGCCCAGCGGCCGCTCACCAACGGCGGTCCCACGATCGCCGCGGCGGCGGCCTCGGCGACATACTTCCGCTATATCTCGACCGCGCCGGACAAATCACCCATCGAGGTGTCCGGCGCGGTGTATCTACCGAAAGGCACTGCACCGGAAGGCGGTTGGCCGCTGGTGGCCTACGCACACGGCACGGCGGGCGTGGTCAGCGCGTGTGCGCCGACGAACTCGCCCGGGCTGTACGGCAACGACGTCACGGTCGCCAACCTGCTCGACGCGCACAAGGCCGTGGTGATGACCAACTATCAGGGCCTCGACGGACCCGGTGCGGCGCCGTACCTGCATGCCGAGTCGTCGGGGTACGACGTGCTCGACTCCATCAGGGCGGCCCGGCAACTCGACCTGCCGTTGACGAAAGAAGTGGTATTGGTCGGACTTTCGCAGGGCGGACGGGCCACCGAGTCGGCGGCGGAGACGGCCGAGCGCTACGCGCCCGAGATCCGGATCATCGGGGATGTGCTGTTGTCACCCGCGCTGCGCAGCGAATTGGCGCAGGCGGCGGAAACGAAGACGCTGACGGTCGGGCAGTATCTGCTGCTGCCCTACCTGGTCGCGGCAGTCCGCTACAGCGACCCGGACTACTCGTTCGACAAGGTGTTGCACGGCGCGCTGCTGACTGCGGCGCCGCGGCTCGAGGGCCTCTGCACCGGACAGACGACGTTGAAGGACCTGGCGATCGGCCAGGCCGCCACACCGGCGGCCGTACAGTTCGTCGACGACGACGCGCGACGCGCGCTCGCCGACTACGAAGCCGACGGAAACCTGCCCAAGGCGGCCACCGGCATCCCGACGTTCATCTCCCGTGGCGACAGCGACGACCTGGTCAGTACCGCGTGGAGCGATCAGGCGGTCGCCGACATGTGCGCGCTCGGCACGAATTTGGTGGATCACGTGCTGCCCGGCGGACACGAGGCATGGCGGGCCCGCGGCGAGCTGGTCACCGCGTGGATCAACGACCGGTTCGCGGGTCAGCCCGCGCCTGCCACGACGTGCCGCCGATGA
- a CDS encoding TetR-like C-terminal domain-containing protein produces MKAQQSGAAAAGYRKSTRRRGAELERAILTAALDELAEVGYPALTMDRVALRARTSKTVLYRRWSSRAELVVDACGVGGVSEVDLPDTGALRTDVIALLRQMSVKMATPFGGIMRGLLAEMTRDAELGNLIRERIQRAGSPAIHTVLERAVERGEVDRAILNSRRATVAPDLLRNQFLLFGAPVDDEVIIDIVDEVYLPLVLRP; encoded by the coding sequence GTGAAAGCCCAGCAATCCGGCGCCGCGGCGGCCGGATACCGCAAGAGCACGCGCAGGCGCGGCGCGGAACTCGAGCGCGCCATCCTCACCGCGGCCCTGGACGAACTCGCCGAGGTGGGCTATCCCGCGCTCACCATGGACCGGGTCGCGCTCCGGGCGCGCACCAGCAAGACCGTGCTCTATCGTCGCTGGTCCAGCCGGGCCGAACTGGTCGTCGACGCGTGCGGCGTTGGCGGCGTCTCCGAGGTCGACCTCCCGGACACCGGTGCGTTGCGCACCGATGTGATCGCGCTGCTGCGGCAGATGTCGGTGAAGATGGCCACACCGTTCGGCGGCATCATGCGGGGGCTGCTCGCCGAGATGACCCGCGACGCCGAACTGGGCAATCTCATCCGGGAACGGATCCAGCGCGCCGGTTCGCCCGCGATCCACACCGTCCTGGAACGCGCCGTCGAGCGCGGCGAGGTGGACCGCGCGATCCTGAACTCACGGCGGGCCACCGTCGCCCCCGACCTGCTGCGCAATCAGTTCCTGCTGTTCGGGGCGCCGGTCGACGACGAGGTCATCATCGACATCGTCGACGAGGTGTATCTGCCGCTGGTGCTTCGCCCCTAG